A genomic stretch from Apis cerana isolate GH-2021 linkage group LG9, AcerK_1.0, whole genome shotgun sequence includes:
- the LOC114577131 gene encoding uncharacterized protein LOC114577131, producing MDRTRRNALSITTTRKTDLSVRVSRFLNLLDCTTDDDDDDDGDEDDRVSQRPYHRSAAINTQQWTGTNKLKAFLDVDARSVATLYSPTASRALITELTVRGRHIEHRCAKANLTPVIATLNPLNDSVCVFYQCLCIISRYMCDYELSFKK from the exons ATGGATCGCACGCGACGAAACGCGCTTTCGATCACAACGACACGGAAAACTGATCTATCTGTACGCGTGTCCCGCTTTCTTAACCTACTCGACTGTACcaccgacgacgacgacgacgacgacggcgatGAGGACGACCGAGTGTCCCAACGACCATACCACCGCTCCGCAGCAATCAATACGCAACAATGGACCGGGACCAATAAGCTCAAAGCTTTTCTTGACGTAGACGCACGCTCCGTTGCTACACTCTATTCCCCCACCGCTTCTCGTGCTCTAATAACAGAGCTTACCGTCAGAGGGCGCCATATCGAACATCGCTGCGCCAAAGCAAATCTAACCCCTGTCATAGCAACTTTAAATCCACTAAATGATTCGGTTTGTg TATTCTATCAATGTTTGTGCATTATAAGTAGATACATGTGTGATTATGAACTgagctttaaaaaataa